A window from bacterium encodes these proteins:
- a CDS encoding VWA domain-containing protein: MKKIFVVALVLLVSGALFAQNNNYGLSIAGIKLTRKGIEHSFTLSTDGGFNLTIDCSEDTGNVDIVFVLDTTGSMFDDIAAAVRHINEFADTMEATGYDYALGIVTYGDGFNFPHGYDLTTDVDTFHAWVSPIRSGGGDDVPEEALDAIMAAVDSMHWRPRALKVIILLTDACFCMDTSNCRRLCDSDWNPDTVARRLLDEGFMLFTVTTPRVGCSSCVRLPTGYGDWWYRNIAESTGGSWYDLRSSFSSIYRSMVDYLGVYQTIEGYVANNTPYTIDTMYAFLDPGTCITITYGDNPMMRFNIPPGDTAHFLWRVDYITGCTGAEGCFILSASADSYSVAAPGCMYIPHCWCTPTVAENIWPETGVWSACNPQEIRIGIYDDDAGVDANTIEMLVNGIHHALPGDTLMFFANDTLTFTPPVDFFSSGDSVFYKLIEANDLGGCTLSTPVSSWFRVDLDPPQFSANYPADWEILGSTPESIKINIVDLHSGVDPSKVGFVVNGSDTHYLGSPGVTYSGGVLRFSPRGIYNWTKGDTIEICAIAADRVRPEYCGPNQSEFCWNFTVDYLYLYFVDTIVDPGDTIRYTLFCDDPYRFRITNFELTIAYNPSVVTINDILTTGTAAQGFSVSWDTSGGILRIVGAGTERMPHNIKFIDLLVQARNDAVGGSFTPMIIRNAVLNRGYIGYYKDDGTILLRWHQVQWMHHLIFTGYAKDGGYLEQTALTIGCANAATNGYDPAIDLLILPPPPTKTEAYLAINDPAHPAITRLGMDFRNTYDIPQTWTVVTVEEPGSLYWDPKGWPDGLITLNYIIDMKAESIYHYSANETLYITYSQPDVGFGTIEFCSQWNLLSMPTIITSPSWAEPFEEILAGPFQYDARTKRFYNITIPTGGYGFWLYTTAPGTYTIGGVPIDSISIPIYRGWNLVGSIARTAKFETNPPGLILPGAVYGWDCSSGTYFIADPDSIIPGKGYWILSSGDGILKIKPR; this comes from the coding sequence ATGAAGAAGATATTTGTTGTCGCTTTGGTATTGCTTGTTTCTGGTGCATTATTCGCACAAAACAACAATTATGGTCTTTCCATCGCAGGAATAAAACTCACCAGAAAAGGTATTGAACACTCGTTTACGCTTTCTACTGATGGTGGTTTTAATCTCACCATCGACTGTTCTGAGGACACAGGTAATGTGGACATAGTTTTCGTGCTTGACACAACTGGCAGCATGTTTGATGATATCGCTGCCGCAGTAAGGCACATTAATGAATTCGCTGATACCATGGAAGCTACAGGTTATGACTATGCGCTCGGAATAGTCACTTATGGGGATGGCTTTAACTTCCCTCACGGTTATGATTTAACAACAGATGTAGACACATTCCATGCGTGGGTCTCGCCAATAAGGTCCGGCGGTGGAGATGATGTACCCGAAGAGGCCTTGGACGCTATCATGGCTGCTGTCGATTCAATGCATTGGCGACCGAGAGCACTGAAAGTAATAATTCTTCTTACGGATGCATGCTTCTGCATGGACACCAGCAATTGCAGAAGACTTTGTGATTCTGATTGGAATCCTGATACAGTTGCAAGAAGGCTCTTAGATGAGGGTTTTATGTTGTTCACTGTGACAACACCTCGTGTCGGCTGCTCTAGCTGCGTTCGACTACCAACTGGATATGGGGATTGGTGGTATAGAAACATAGCAGAAAGCACTGGTGGTTCATGGTACGACCTTCGCTCAAGCTTCTCCTCCATCTATCGTTCAATGGTCGACTATCTCGGAGTCTATCAGACCATAGAGGGCTATGTAGCCAACAACACACCCTACACCATAGACACAATGTACGCCTTCCTCGACCCCGGGACCTGCATAACCATAACCTACGGCGACAATCCCATGATGAGATTTAACATTCCACCCGGAGACACAGCTCACTTCCTCTGGAGGGTGGACTACATCACGGGCTGCACGGGAGCTGAAGGGTGCTTTATTCTTTCTGCTTCCGCTGACAGCTACAGCGTCGCTGCTCCAGGTTGCATGTACATACCCCACTGCTGGTGCACTCCTACCGTTGCCGAGAACATCTGGCCCGAAACTGGCGTGTGGAGCGCATGCAACCCTCAAGAGATAAGGATAGGCATATACGATGACGATGCGGGCGTGGACGCAAACACGATAGAGATGTTGGTAAACGGCATCCACCATGCTCTACCGGGAGACACGCTCATGTTTTTCGCGAACGACACGCTAACATTCACACCACCCGTGGACTTCTTCTCTTCAGGCGATTCAGTCTTCTACAAGCTTATAGAGGCTAACGACCTCGGCGGCTGCACACTGTCCACACCCGTCTCAAGCTGGTTCCGCGTTGACCTCGACCCACCCCAGTTCTCGGCTAACTACCCCGCAGACTGGGAGATACTGGGCAGCACACCAGAAAGCATAAAGATAAACATAGTCGACCTCCACTCGGGCGTTGACCCGAGCAAAGTAGGTTTCGTCGTCAATGGAAGTGACACCCACTACCTCGGCTCCCCAGGCGTGACATACAGTGGCGGAGTTCTGAGGTTCTCTCCGCGGGGCATCTACAACTGGACCAAAGGCGACACGATAGAGATATGCGCCATAGCTGCAGACAGGGTCAGACCTGAGTATTGCGGACCAAACCAGTCCGAGTTCTGCTGGAACTTCACGGTGGACTACCTCTACCTCTACTTCGTCGATACCATCGTCGACCCCGGCGACACCATTCGTTACACACTATTCTGCGATGACCCCTACAGATTCAGGATAACCAATTTTGAGCTTACCATAGCATACAATCCATCAGTGGTAACCATAAACGACATATTAACCACTGGCACCGCTGCGCAGGGCTTCAGCGTAAGCTGGGACACATCGGGTGGAATCCTTAGAATAGTCGGGGCAGGGACCGAAAGAATGCCCCACAACATAAAGTTCATAGACCTCTTGGTTCAAGCAAGAAATGACGCTGTGGGCGGCTCCTTCACGCCCATGATAATAAGGAACGCCGTCCTGAACAGAGGATATATCGGATACTACAAGGACGACGGAACCATACTCCTAAGATGGCATCAAGTTCAGTGGATGCACCACCTGATATTCACCGGCTACGCAAAAGATGGTGGCTACCTCGAGCAAACCGCTCTTACCATAGGCTGCGCAAACGCCGCAACCAACGGATACGACCCCGCTATCGACCTCCTGATACTTCCCCCACCACCAACCAAAACCGAAGCATATCTTGCGATAAACGATCCGGCTCACCCCGCGATAACGAGACTCGGCATGGACTTCAGAAACACATACGACATCCCGCAAACATGGACCGTGGTCACAGTCGAGGAGCCCGGCTCACTTTACTGGGACCCGAAAGGATGGCCCGATGGACTGATAACCCTCAACTACATCATAGATATGAAGGCAGAATCAATCTACCACTACTCCGCCAACGAAACGCTTTACATAACATACTCGCAGCCCGATGTCGGTTTCGGAACCATAGAGTTCTGCTCACAGTGGAACCTCCTCTCAATGCCGACAATAATAACATCACCATCATGGGCTGAACCTTTCGAGGAAATCCTTGCAGGACCGTTCCAATATGACGCAAGAACGAAGAGATTCTACAACATAACGATCCCCACAGGCGGCTACGGATTCTGGCTTTATACCACTGCACCGGGAACATACACCATAGGCGGAGTGCCCATAGATTCCATATCGATACCCATCTACCGCGGCTGGAACCTCGTAGGCTCAATAGCACGAACAGCAAAGTTTGAAACAAACCCGCCTGGACTCATACTCCCCGGTGCTGTCTATGGATGGGATTGCTCATCAGGAACATATTTCATTGCTGATCCGGACTCCATAATTCCCGGAAAAGGATACTGGATACTGTCATCCGGCGATGGAATCCTGAAAATTAAGCCGAGGTAA